The Arvicola amphibius chromosome 6, mArvAmp1.2, whole genome shotgun sequence DNA window TCAAGCATCCAGGACAACCTGTCACATCTGCTTATCTCCACCCCACACTCTGCCAGGAACCTTTTCATTCAGCCCTGTCTAATGTCATACTCCCAGCCATGGTGGACTCTTCCTGACAAGAGACAAAATTCCAAAGTGGGGTACCACAGACCCAGAAGTGCCCCCGTGTTTCTGGGAGGGGAAACCATTCCTCAGGCTCAGAAGGGCAACGAGGGGCTTCTGCTTCCCTCTGTGCTGGAAGATCTGGTGGCCTGAAAAGTGAGAGGAAATGTCTGTGCGGTGGGAGAATGACAGGGACAGAGATGGCTTTATCACCGCCTGGGACAGGACAAGAAGCCAAACATCCCACAGGGCCTATGGCAGAAGATGCAGAGGCCTAGCGTTGGGGAAGGGCACAAAGGGGATGGGTTCCTAACATGAGATTCAAATCCTCCTGAGCATGGCAATTCTCTTGCAGATACAAATGGGTGTCTTGGAAGATAATAATACCGACGTGGCCACCCCTGCTcgtcctggtcctggtcctggtcctgcTCCTGTGACTACCAAGGAGGGATCCCAAAAAACTTCTGTGGCCAAAAAAACCCCTGCAAAACCCCCAAAGGGTGGGGCCTCCTCACTCATCGATGTGGGTCCctgcagtttcttcttcttcGCCAACACCTTAATGTGCCTCCTCTACCTCGGCTGAGGTGATGATGTTGCTTCTATAGCCCTGTGCTCCTCAAACTGCTGCCACCATCAGTAGCAAGAGACACCCCAACCCAGTCTTTGGAAAGTGTTAACACCAGAGAGCCCAAGAAGTGAAAATTGACAGCCAATGGCCAAAATGGGGAGGTGCTGGTGGAAGGGGGCAAGTGACATCCAGCCGGGGCTCAATAAAGTTCTACTTATGCTTAGCTGGGGCCTCCCATGTGGTCACTGGTTATTACTGACCCCAGGAAGCACGTGTGTGGCAACATTAACTTTCTGTGGCCATGTACAGGGAAGGGGGCAGCAAGGACTCCCCCCAGGTTCCCTAGCCTAGAGTCACCTTGCAGAGACAAGGACAGGAAACTGTCACCCTCACTGCCACCGCTAGTTGTATTGGCTTCACTTGGGCCTGGTACTTGGGAATGACAGACCCAGTTCTATCCCCCGCCCCACACAACACCTCTCAGGCCGTCTCCCACCCCCATGACCCAGGTGTCTTCATAATGACAGATGTGGGGACATCACAGACCACTTGGCTCCATTTCTCTCAATCCCCCCAGCCGGAGTGCTGTAGACCCAGAAGCACCCTCGTGTCTGGGAGGGCTCACGGAAGGGCGTCTCATGAGTCATCTATCACGGGGCTAGCGGACGAGGAGGCAGGTGTTGCCACGCACACCCACAGccagggaaggcaggaaggacaaTCAGGCTCCTCCAACTGCTCCTCTTGGGCTTGGGGCTGCAAAGTGACAGGGAGCCCAGACCGGTCCCCAAGACCCTTGCCTCTGTGTCTTCGCAGGAACCTAAGCCCAGAGGACTCAAAAGTGATTACAGCTCTGGGCCTCTGACAGCCTGACCTGTCCCCTAGCTAGGGACCCAGCCCCCTCTCACAGCCTGACCTGTCCCCTAGCTAGGGACCCAGCCCCCTCTCACAGCCTGACCTGTCCCCTAACTAGGGACCCAGCCCCTTCTGGTTTTTTGGACCAAAGTCAAGCCTTCAGGCTTTGAGACTAGAGttggaagaagcagggaggagcCCAGGACAAGGCTTCTTGGGTGAAGACCCCCTCATCTCTCTTGCCATGCCCACTGTGGGCTCACACCCTGAACCTTGAAGTTCTCACCCATGGACATATCTGTATTCCTAGAAtactttcctctgcttcctctatTTGGCCTGGCTAACTCCTTCCCTCCCCATGTGTGTGTCAACTAAGGGTACTTCTTCAAGTGGCACAGACCTCCACTTCCGTTCCATAACACCCATCAGAAACCTGCACtggaaagcaacacagagaaaccctgtcaaaataattaaaaaaaaaaaaaggaagaaagaaacctgCATTGGGATGGGATACAGGGCTTTGGTTAATGGTTGTGCCCCGCCCCCACAGTCAGGGAGGCAGAATTGGGTGGCACACTAGTTAGTCTGGTTCTGGAGCTCCCTCTGGTGGTAAGGGAAGGCTGTACAAAGAGAGAAGCCAACCTGGAGGGGGCCAGAAGGGTAATGGGGACCATCTCCCTCCCAAAGGCAAGGTCAAAGACATGATAACACCGGGCAGCGCGACAGAAAATAGCTGATGTTACAGCAAAAGATCTATAAAAAACATTTCATCCCAGCAAAAGCTTCCAGCAAGAAACGGGATGAAACTGGTTCAAAGTATGTAGACAGTCCAGATCTGGGAAGGCCTGTCCTTGGTTGGTTCCCAGAGCACCACGTGGTCCCGGTCATAACCTCGGCCACCTGAGGGGGAGATTCAGAGGTGGTCAGGGTGCTGGAGCCAGCACTGTCTCCAGTCCCCTTGGGTGCCCTCCCCTCCTCAACTTATGTTACCCTTCACGTCGAGGATCTGGCCTTCAAACATCTGGCTGCAGATGTGACCCAATTCACTGATGCTCCAAGTTTGGCGTGGTAGTCGGCTCTCGGCCCAAAGTACTACTTTGGAGCCTGGGCTTGGAGGTCCAATCACCTGTAGGCTCATGGTGGGGGCCACCTGAGGCCCCAGAAGATCATTAGACATTGCATTCCCCACAGTAAATCTCCCAAGCTCAAGCTATCCTTCACACCCTggatttttgttgcttgttttgtctttgagacagtgtctcactatgtagccttgactggcctggagcttattatatagaccaggctggcctgaagcttCCAGACatccaactgcttctgcctcctgagtgctgggattgaaggcatgtgccaccatacccagctcataAGCTGGTTTTGAATGCTGGCTATTATAATTGTAGCCCTAGGCAAGTCTCTTTATcctttttagatttacttattttatgaggGTTTTTCCTGAATGTaaatctgtgcaccacatatttgcctggtgcccacagaggtcagaagagggtatcagatcccctggaaatggagctagGGATAGCTATGAGGCATCGTTTttgtgctgggacctgaacccaggtcctctgcaaaaacaagtgcttttagctgctatgtcatttctccagccccaaatactGGTTTTTGGAAGGTTtaccatgagaaaaataagagGCCGCATTCTCTACTTCCTCCAGGCATCTTGGATCTAACTTGGCAGGGACTTCTTAAAGTAAGGTGGTAAACCCAGAGCTCAGCAGAGCCGGCTCCGGAGTCTTTACCTGGTTCTTCAGCAGTCCTTCTTCATAGTACCAGACACAGCTGCCCCCAGCTCGGGGCTCAGAGACGACCACACGGCCTGCTTTCATGTCCTCCACGCGGTCAGGCACTGCCAGGAACCCCCCTAGCGCCGCATTCCAGAGGCGGAAGTAGGCTCGGCGCTGCAGACAAGGCGAGGCTGAGAGTCTGCAGCCAGGGGTGCCCACCACCCTCAACCCTGGGCCCTCTAGAAGACCCACACCCCCAAACCCTCCTTGCCTCCAAACTTTTCCTGACCCTGCTTCTAAATCACACCTTCTTTATATACCCATCCTGAGGCATAGCACATGTGCACAGTTCTGTGACCATAGATACCTACACATGTATCTAGGGTTCCTGGCTGATATACCCACAGTCCACAAGGTGGCACAGTTTACAGAAAGCACAAACAATTCTACAGGTCCATGCAGTCATCACATTCCCACACCATAATCGACACAAAGATCCCCctagtccattcagtactaagtACCTATGCTTGCTACAGGTACAGCTAATCGTAAtaatacaaatgcacacatgcacacatacatatacacatgtgagcGCTTGCGCACACACTCgagaaatgcatgcatgcatacatgctaaAGCTAAAGAGAAATGCAGTGGCACTAGATAGCCAGAGATCGGAACGGGCTCAGCCAGCTTCGGCAGGGCCTTCATTAGAGGTGACAGTCATGGAAACAACGAGGAAAGCCCTAGGTATCATCTATGAGTGCTTCCCACTAGCGTGTCACCCAAGGGTTCTGCAGTCATGGGCCCTCAACCAAGTCAGGACTGTTCCCATTCCCTcagtttatagatgaggaaacagcCAAGCacgatggcgcacacctttaatcccagcactcaggaggcagaggcccgcgggtctctgtgagtttggggctagcctggtctacatagagagttccaggccggCCAGAATTATGAAGACATAATGATTCCCTGCTTTAATATATaggtgtacacatacatacacacacacacacacacacacacacacacacacacgcacagaaacCAAGATCCCTGAGGGCAGCGCTTGACCAAGATTGAAAATAAACTCCTTGCCCACTTCCCTGGGCCTTTATTTCCCCCACTGCCATGAGAGTCTATGAACAAAGAGACTACACACATGCCCTTGTACATGGATGTATATATTCATTCACAAGGCTATTGGGCAGAGGTGTgagcaggcacacatacacatacccatgtccatacacacaaaaacatacaaatcATCTCCAGAGTATTTAGATGCATGACTTCAAATGATGTAGGCACAAACATACTCTTAGatgggcacatgtatgtgtgtgtatacacacatacacgcaggtTAGTACCCTAGCAATATATGTATGCGGAAATGAAGCCAACTTCTAGACAAGCAGGTACAGACATGCACCCCACGTGCAAGCTTCATGCTTCCCAAAGCCACGTGTGCCGACTGTTGGTATGTGGAGCGTGAGGTGATTCTCAGCTTTGGGAGAATAAGTCTGTTGTATACACTGTATAGTCTTTTAGGACAAACACAAAGTTGATTTAGTGGAGACTACTGGGATGACGATAGAGGAAGAAGCTAAGGACAAACTGTGGCAGAAGGGCACAAACGTCAAGCTTTGAAACACACAGATGTGGGACAGGCACACCCTGAGGTGCTCACGCTGACTGCTACCTACCTGTTTGATGGGGTAGAGGGAGCCTACCCTCTGGGTGCCGCTGTAGGTCAGCCAGTTGGTGATCTCGCAGCTACTTACTAGCCACTGTCGTCCCCGGAAGTCACTGTGCTCACACACCACCCAGCTGCACCCGGCAGATGCCAGAGACACAGAGGGacgcagacagacagatagacagagaggacaaggcacaGGTGTTAGAAGAACCTCAGCGTCCTCTTCCCTCACACAGGATGAGGGCCCTCTAGGGGAGGAGGAGGCTAATAAGCAGATTTGAGGTTTTCAGAACCCAGCATCCAACCAAACCCTGAGACCCTCAGTCCACACTGCTCCCTCCTTCCTGGCCTGGAGTGGGGTCCCCAGCCCACTACTCACCCAGTCCAGCTAGGAGCCCCGCCCCCACACTCACACGCCACCCTTGACGCGCACAGACAGCACGTGGTTGTTGAAGCCCTGGGCCTGTAGGCTTCGCACCTCCCCAGTCAACTCGATCTCCTTGCCCTCGAAGCACTCCAGGCCGAAGAGGGACAGGGAAGGCTCTGAAAAGTGCTGGagccaaagaaagagagatgaagtCATGACCCGAGCCCAGCGCAGCTCTGTCTTACAGTCCCAACACCTGTGTCCAGACCTGCAGGCCTCCTAGTTTCTGAGGACACTTATGATCAGCAAGGTCCCCAGATTTTCAGTCCTAGCCTGTGACAGACTGGCACCAGCTCAGCTCAAAATCCTCTCTCTGAAACATTTCTTGCAGGGATTATCTTAATTGTGTTCTTGAACAGGGACCTACTAAATTGTTCAGACTAGACTGGAACTCACCGTGCAGCACAGGCCTTGGCTTCCTGAGTCCTGcgactgcaggtgtgtgccactgtgcctggctcagaTAGCTCGCATGCCTAAGAACTAATGGCCAGGCTGGAAACATGGGGGCTCATTCGGCATCATCTCCCGTTGACGTCATCCCAATGATGAGAACTAATCATCACATCTATGAATAACTGCCCACTTTTATCTGTGGCTCACTGCAGGCCAGGTCCAGCACTTTGTCCAGTCTCATCCTAGCTCCTCACCGCCCCTAAGGGGCAGATGCTATCATGACCCCTGTTTGGCAGAGATGGCCCTGAGGCTGAAGAAGGTAAGACAGATGCCTTGAGGCCCCATATCTGCGCTCCTACCAGGCCTAAGTTAATTGTCCCCAGAGCCCAGTGTACTGGTGGGAAGGGGCTCAAGCTGTAGAGCCGGGCAGCCTGCGGGAACAGCTGCTGTCTGTCCCAGCTGTGCCACCTGGAGCCTCTGGGACTTAATTCCCACATCGAGTAATGACAAGGGGCCTCACAAGCTTTGGAAAGGGCCACCCAGCGAATGTCAGCACCACCCAGTCCAGCTCCCGGTCTCCACAGACAC harbors:
- the LOC119817189 gene encoding CAMPATH-1 antigen-like, which gives rise to MNGLLFLATISLLVAVQIQMGVLEDNNTDVATPARPGPGPGPAPVTTKEGSQKTSVAKKTPAKPPKGGASSLIDVGPCSFFFFANTLMCLLYLG